The Zalophus californianus isolate mZalCal1 chromosome X, mZalCal1.pri.v2, whole genome shotgun sequence genome window below encodes:
- the USP11 gene encoding ubiquitin carboxyl-terminal hydrolase 11 isoform X3 has product MAAVAANVAAAAEDRESQRENVPGLESQRRQIENGESGRERPLRAGESWFLVEQHWYKQWEVYVQGGDQDSGTFPGCINNADLFEDQVNWRLKKGLVEGEDYVLLPAAAWHYLVDWYGLEHGQPPIERKVVELPSVQKVEVYPVELLLVRHSDMDTPHIAQFSHTDSVGSQEDLECALPPSTDLVLRTAREQFLVSPQEETRLWIKNAEGSFERLCNTRVTLLDAALKTGQVVIMETRNKDGTWPSAQPQAVNTALEEDEEFQGQPGICGLTNLGNTCFMNSALQCLSNVPQLTEYFLKNHYLEELNFCNPLGMKGEIAEAYADLVKQAWSGHHRSIVPHVFKTKVGHFASQFLGYQQHDSQELLSFLLDGLHEDLNRVKKKEYVELCDAAGRPDQEVAQEAWQNHKRRNDSVIVDTFHGLFKSTLVCPDCGNVSVTFDPFCYLSVPLPVSHKRVMEVFFVSMDPRRKPEQHRLVVPKKGKISDLCVALAKHTGMSPERMMVADVFSHRFYKIYQLEESLSSILDRDDIFIYEVSGRSAIGENSREDVVLPIYLRERTPARDYNNSYYGLMLFGHPLLVSVPRDRLSWDALYHILLYRLSRYVTRPSSDDEDDGDEKADMEDKDSMPKPGHVAGGSSQDSGPEQAGPSSGVAGGSRAPVDNSPGPSHWPQRARRKHLFTLQTVNSNGTSDRSTFNEDTHAQPYIAIDWEPEMKKRYYDEVEAEGYVKHDCVGYVLKKAPVRLQECIELFTTVETLEKENPWYCPTCKQHQLATKKLDLWMLPETLIIHLKRFSYTKFSREKLDTLVEFPIRDLDFSEFVIKPQNESAPELYKYDLIAVSNHYGGLRDGHYTTFACNKDSGQWHYFDDNSVSPVTENQIESKAAYVLFYQRQDVARRLQPQPGLAEPPASPACGPPPNSEFMDVN; this is encoded by the exons ATGGCGGCGGTCGCAGCGAATGTGGCGGCTGCGGCCGAGGACCGAGAGTCGCAGCGCGAAAACGTGCCGGGCCTTGAGAGCCAGCGGCGCCAGATCGAGAACGGCGAGAGTGGGCGAGAGCGTCCACTGCGGGCCGGCGAAAGCTG GTTCCTCGTGGAGCAGCACTGGTACAAACAGTGGGAAGTGTACGTGCAGGGAGGAGACCAGGACTCCGGCACCTTCCCTGGCTGCATCAATAATGCTGACCTCTTTGAAG ACCAGGTAAACTGGCGCCTCAAGAAGGGTCTAGTGGAAGGTGAAGACTATGTGCTGCTCCCGGCGGCTGCTTGGCATTACCTGGTCGACTGGTACGGTCTAGAGCATGGCCAGCCCCCCATTGAACGCAAG GTTGTGGAGCTGCCCAGCGTCCAGAAGGTCGAAGTGTACCCAGTAGAACTGCTGCTTGTCCGGCACAGTGATATGGACACACCTCACATTGCTCAATTCAGCCACACAGATTCTGTTG GGTCTCAGGAAGACCTTGAGTGTGCTCTGCCACCTTCGACAGACCTCGTTTTGCGCACTGCCCGAGAGCAATTTCTGGTGAGCCCCCAGGAAGAGACGCGGCTGTGGATCAAGAACGCAGAGGGCTCTTTTGAGAGATTGTGCAACACACGCGTCACGCTTCTTGACGCTGCCCTCAAGActgggcag GTGGTCATCATGGAGACCCGAAACAAGGATGGCACTTGGCCCAGTGCCCAGCCACAGGCTGT GAACACTGCGTTGGAGGAGGATGAGGAATTCCAGGGCCAGCCAGGCATCTGTGGTCTCACCAACCTGGGCAACACGTGCTTCATGAACTCGGCCCTGCAG TGCCTCAGCAATGTGCCACAGCTCACCGAGTACTTCCTCAAAAACCACTACCTGGAGGAGCTCAACTTCTGCAACCCGCTGGGCATGAAGGGGGAGATCGCAGAGGCCTACGCGGACCTGGTGAAGCAGGCCTGGTCTGGCCACCACCGGTCCATCGTGCCTCATGTGTTCAAG ACCAAGGTCGGCCACTTTGCATCCCAGTTTCTGGGCTACCAACAGCATGACTCACAGGAGCTGCTGTCGTTCCTCCTGGATGGGCTGCATGAGGACCTCAATCGTGTCAAGAAGAAGGAATATGTGGAGTTGTGCGATGCTGCTGGGCGGCCAGATCAG GAGGTCGCTCAGGAGGCCTGGCAGAACCACAAACGGCGGAATGATTCTGTGATCGTGGACACTTTCCACGGTCTCTTCAAGTCCACGCTGGTGTGCCCGGATTGTGGCAACGTGTCTGTGACCTTCGACCCCTTCTGCTACCTCAGTGTCCCACTGCCTGTCAGCCACAAGAGGGTCATGGAGGTCTTCTTTGTCTCCATGGATCCTCGCCGCAAACCAGAGCAG CACCGGCTCGTGGTCCCCAAGAAGGGCAAGATCTCAGATCTGTGTGTGGCTCTGGCCAAACACACTGGCATGTCGCCAGAGAGG ATGATGGTGGCCGATGTCTTCAGTCACCGCTTCTATAAGATCTACCAGCTGGAGGAGTCTCTGAGCAGCATCTTGGACCGAGATGATATTTTCAT ATACGAGGTGTCAGGCAGGTCTGCTATTGGTGAGAACTCCAGGGAGGACGTCGTGCTTCCTATCTACCTGCGGGAGCGCACCCCAGCCCGGGACTACAACAACTCTTACTACGGCCTCATGCTCTTTGGGCACCCGCTCCTGGTGTCGGTGCCCCGTGACCGGCTCTCCTGGGATGCCCTCTATCACATCCTGCTCTACCGCCTCTC GCGCTATGTGACCAGACCCAGCTCGGATGACGAGGACGACGGGGATGAGAaag cAGACATGGAGGATAAGGACAGCATGCCCAAGCCGGGACATGTGGCTGGGGGCAGCTCCCAAGATTCTGGGCCGGAGCAGGCTGGGCCCAGTTCCGGAGTCGCGGGCGGGAGCCGGGCCCCCGTGGACAACTCCCCTGGACCATCTCACTGGCCCCAGAGGGCGCGGCGCAAGCACCTGTTCACCCTGCAGACAGTGAACTCCAACGGGACCAGCGACCGCTCGACCTTCAACGAGGATACCCATG CCCAGCCGTACATTGCCATCGACTGGGAGCCAGAGATGAAGAAGCGTTACTATGACGAGGTGGAGGCTGAG GGCTATGTGAAGCACGACTGTGTCGGGTACGTGCTGAAGAAGGCTCCCGTGCGGCTGCAGGAGTGCATTGAGCTCTTCACCACTGTCGAGACTCTAGAGAAGGAAAATCCCTG GTACTGCCCCACCTGCAAGCAGCACCAGCTGGCCACCAAGAAACTGGACCTGTGGATGCTCCCTGAGACGCTCATCATCCACCTGAAGCGCTTTTCCTACACCAAGTTCTCCCGCGAGAAGCTGGACACCCTTGTGGAGTTTCCTATCCG GGACTTGGACTTCTCCGAGTTTGTCATCAAGCCGCAGAACGAGTCGGCGCCAGAGCTGTACAAATACGATCTCATTGCGGTTTCCAACCATTATGGGGGCCTGCGTGACGGACACT ACACGACATTTGCCTGCAACAAGGACAGTGGCCAGTGGCACTACTTCGATGACAACAGCGTCTCACCCGTAACTGAGAACCAGATTGAG TCCAAGGcagcctatgttctcttctaccAACGCCAGGATGTGGCGCGTcgcctgcagccccagcccggCTTAGCTGAGCCCCCAGCATCCCCTGCCTGCGGCCCCCCGCCCAACTCTGAGTTCATGGATGTAAACTGA
- the USP11 gene encoding ubiquitin carboxyl-terminal hydrolase 11 isoform X1 — protein MAAVAANVAAAAEDRESQRENVPGLESQRRQIENGESGRERPLRAGESWFLVEQHWYKQWEVYVQGGDQDSGTFPGCINNADLFEDQVNWRLKKGLVEGEDYVLLPAAAWHYLVDWYGLEHGQPPIERKVVELPSVQKVEVYPVELLLVRHSDMDTPHIAQFSHTDSVGSQEDLECALPPSTDLVLRTAREQFLVSPQEETRLWIKNAEGSFERLCNTRVTLLDAALKTGQVVIMETRNKDGTWPSAQPQAVNTALEEDEEFQGQPGICGLTNLGNTCFMNSALQCLSNVPQLTEYFLKNHYLEELNFCNPLGMKGEIAEAYADLVKQAWSGHHRSIVPHVFKTKVGHFASQFLGYQQHDSQELLSFLLDGLHEDLNRVKKKEYVELCDAAGRPDQEVAQEAWQNHKRRNDSVIVDTFHGLFKSTLVCPDCGNVSVTFDPFCYLSVPLPVSHKRVMEVFFVSMDPRRKPEQHRLVVPKKGKISDLCVALAKHTGMSPERMMVADVFSHRFYKIYQLEESLSSILDRDDIFIYEVSGRSAIGENSREDVVLPIYLRERTPARDYNNSYYGLMLFGHPLLVSVPRDRLSWDALYHILLYRLSRYVTRPSSDDEDDGDEKADMEDKDSMPKPGHVAGGSSQDSGPEQAGPSSGVAGGSRAPVDNSPGPSHWPQRARRKHLFTLQTVNSNGTSDRSTFNEDTHGVSFSSQPYIAIDWEPEMKKRYYDEVEAEGYVKHDCVGYVLKKAPVRLQECIELFTTVETLEKENPWYCPTCKQHQLATKKLDLWMLPETLIIHLKRFSYTKFSREKLDTLVEFPIRDLDFSEFVIKPQNESAPELYKYDLIAVSNHYGGLRDGHYTTFACNKDSGQWHYFDDNSVSPVTENQIESKAAYVLFYQRQDVARRLQPQPGLAEPPASPACGPPPNSEFMDVN, from the exons ATGGCGGCGGTCGCAGCGAATGTGGCGGCTGCGGCCGAGGACCGAGAGTCGCAGCGCGAAAACGTGCCGGGCCTTGAGAGCCAGCGGCGCCAGATCGAGAACGGCGAGAGTGGGCGAGAGCGTCCACTGCGGGCCGGCGAAAGCTG GTTCCTCGTGGAGCAGCACTGGTACAAACAGTGGGAAGTGTACGTGCAGGGAGGAGACCAGGACTCCGGCACCTTCCCTGGCTGCATCAATAATGCTGACCTCTTTGAAG ACCAGGTAAACTGGCGCCTCAAGAAGGGTCTAGTGGAAGGTGAAGACTATGTGCTGCTCCCGGCGGCTGCTTGGCATTACCTGGTCGACTGGTACGGTCTAGAGCATGGCCAGCCCCCCATTGAACGCAAG GTTGTGGAGCTGCCCAGCGTCCAGAAGGTCGAAGTGTACCCAGTAGAACTGCTGCTTGTCCGGCACAGTGATATGGACACACCTCACATTGCTCAATTCAGCCACACAGATTCTGTTG GGTCTCAGGAAGACCTTGAGTGTGCTCTGCCACCTTCGACAGACCTCGTTTTGCGCACTGCCCGAGAGCAATTTCTGGTGAGCCCCCAGGAAGAGACGCGGCTGTGGATCAAGAACGCAGAGGGCTCTTTTGAGAGATTGTGCAACACACGCGTCACGCTTCTTGACGCTGCCCTCAAGActgggcag GTGGTCATCATGGAGACCCGAAACAAGGATGGCACTTGGCCCAGTGCCCAGCCACAGGCTGT GAACACTGCGTTGGAGGAGGATGAGGAATTCCAGGGCCAGCCAGGCATCTGTGGTCTCACCAACCTGGGCAACACGTGCTTCATGAACTCGGCCCTGCAG TGCCTCAGCAATGTGCCACAGCTCACCGAGTACTTCCTCAAAAACCACTACCTGGAGGAGCTCAACTTCTGCAACCCGCTGGGCATGAAGGGGGAGATCGCAGAGGCCTACGCGGACCTGGTGAAGCAGGCCTGGTCTGGCCACCACCGGTCCATCGTGCCTCATGTGTTCAAG ACCAAGGTCGGCCACTTTGCATCCCAGTTTCTGGGCTACCAACAGCATGACTCACAGGAGCTGCTGTCGTTCCTCCTGGATGGGCTGCATGAGGACCTCAATCGTGTCAAGAAGAAGGAATATGTGGAGTTGTGCGATGCTGCTGGGCGGCCAGATCAG GAGGTCGCTCAGGAGGCCTGGCAGAACCACAAACGGCGGAATGATTCTGTGATCGTGGACACTTTCCACGGTCTCTTCAAGTCCACGCTGGTGTGCCCGGATTGTGGCAACGTGTCTGTGACCTTCGACCCCTTCTGCTACCTCAGTGTCCCACTGCCTGTCAGCCACAAGAGGGTCATGGAGGTCTTCTTTGTCTCCATGGATCCTCGCCGCAAACCAGAGCAG CACCGGCTCGTGGTCCCCAAGAAGGGCAAGATCTCAGATCTGTGTGTGGCTCTGGCCAAACACACTGGCATGTCGCCAGAGAGG ATGATGGTGGCCGATGTCTTCAGTCACCGCTTCTATAAGATCTACCAGCTGGAGGAGTCTCTGAGCAGCATCTTGGACCGAGATGATATTTTCAT ATACGAGGTGTCAGGCAGGTCTGCTATTGGTGAGAACTCCAGGGAGGACGTCGTGCTTCCTATCTACCTGCGGGAGCGCACCCCAGCCCGGGACTACAACAACTCTTACTACGGCCTCATGCTCTTTGGGCACCCGCTCCTGGTGTCGGTGCCCCGTGACCGGCTCTCCTGGGATGCCCTCTATCACATCCTGCTCTACCGCCTCTC GCGCTATGTGACCAGACCCAGCTCGGATGACGAGGACGACGGGGATGAGAaag cAGACATGGAGGATAAGGACAGCATGCCCAAGCCGGGACATGTGGCTGGGGGCAGCTCCCAAGATTCTGGGCCGGAGCAGGCTGGGCCCAGTTCCGGAGTCGCGGGCGGGAGCCGGGCCCCCGTGGACAACTCCCCTGGACCATCTCACTGGCCCCAGAGGGCGCGGCGCAAGCACCTGTTCACCCTGCAGACAGTGAACTCCAACGGGACCAGCGACCGCTCGACCTTCAACGAGGATACCCATGGTGTCTCCTTCAGCT CCCAGCCGTACATTGCCATCGACTGGGAGCCAGAGATGAAGAAGCGTTACTATGACGAGGTGGAGGCTGAG GGCTATGTGAAGCACGACTGTGTCGGGTACGTGCTGAAGAAGGCTCCCGTGCGGCTGCAGGAGTGCATTGAGCTCTTCACCACTGTCGAGACTCTAGAGAAGGAAAATCCCTG GTACTGCCCCACCTGCAAGCAGCACCAGCTGGCCACCAAGAAACTGGACCTGTGGATGCTCCCTGAGACGCTCATCATCCACCTGAAGCGCTTTTCCTACACCAAGTTCTCCCGCGAGAAGCTGGACACCCTTGTGGAGTTTCCTATCCG GGACTTGGACTTCTCCGAGTTTGTCATCAAGCCGCAGAACGAGTCGGCGCCAGAGCTGTACAAATACGATCTCATTGCGGTTTCCAACCATTATGGGGGCCTGCGTGACGGACACT ACACGACATTTGCCTGCAACAAGGACAGTGGCCAGTGGCACTACTTCGATGACAACAGCGTCTCACCCGTAACTGAGAACCAGATTGAG TCCAAGGcagcctatgttctcttctaccAACGCCAGGATGTGGCGCGTcgcctgcagccccagcccggCTTAGCTGAGCCCCCAGCATCCCCTGCCTGCGGCCCCCCGCCCAACTCTGAGTTCATGGATGTAAACTGA